CGAGTTCCACCCCGCCCGCGTGAATGGCCGCTTCGCCGATGAGGAGCGCCATGACCGCCACGCCCACCGCGCCGCCCATCTGCCGGGCGAACATGACCCCACTGGTCACGGCCCCCAGTTCGGTGCGTTCGGCAGACTGTTGCGCCGCCAGCAGCAGCGACAGCATCGAAAAGCCCATGCCCGTGCCCACGAAAAAGCTCAGGACGCTGGTGACCCACAGCGGCGAATGCACCGTGAAGGTCAGCAGGACGAACATCACGCTCAGCACCGCGAAGCCAGCCTGCGCCAGGCGCACCAGCGGGATTTTCTTCATCAGCTGCGCCGCCGTGATACTCGCCAGCGTCCAGCCCACCAGCATCGGGGTCAGCACCAGACCTGCCGAGGTCGCGCCGCCGTGGGTCACGCCCTGGGCGTACAGCGGCAGATAAGCCACCACCCCGAAGTACGCCGCGCCGCCCAGCAGGTTGCCCACAAACGCGGCGGACGTGATGCGTTGCCCCAGCGCCCGCATGGGCAGCAGCGGGCTGGGGTGGCGGCTTTCCAGATACACCGCCAGCGCCAGCGTCAGCACGCCCAGCCCCACGAAGGGCCAGTTCCTGAGTTCCAGGCCCCAGATGCTCAGGCCACTGCCCACCGTGAACAGCAGCGCCCCCAGCCAGTCGAGCTGCGCGGAGCGGCGCGTCCCGGTGTCCTGAAGGTAGCGGCTGACCATGTAGAAGGCCACCACGCCGAACGGCAACGACACATAAAAAGTCCAGCGCCACGAGAGTTGGTCGGTCAGGAAGCCGCCCAGCAGCGGCCCCACGAGACCCGAGATGCCCCACACGGCGCTGATGAACGACTGCACCCGT
The sequence above is a segment of the Deinococcus wulumuqiensis R12 genome. Coding sequences within it:
- a CDS encoding MDR family MFS transporter — encoded protein: MTHPTTQAPTVPDSPSLSPAQARLRTLATTGLIIGVFLNAMEASVVSSAMPSVIDELHGAAYYALPFAIYMLTTTVSSPLWGRGSDIVGRKKLYLIGMVLFLIGSALSGAAQNMGWLIGARALQGLGAGALLTISLTIVGELFTPQERGRVQSFISAVWGISGLVGPLLGGFLTDQLSWRWTFYVSLPFGVVAFYMVSRYLQDTGTRRSAQLDWLGALLFTVGSGLSIWGLELRNWPFVGLGVLTLALAVYLESRHPSPLLPMRALGQRITSAAFVGNLLGGAAYFGVVAYLPLYAQGVTHGGATSAGLVLTPMLVGWTLASITAAQLMKKIPLVRLAQAGFAVLSVMFVLLTFTVHSPLWVTSVLSFFVGTGMGFSMLSLLLAAQQSAERTELGAVTSGVMFARQMGGAVGVAVMALLIGEAAIHAGGVELAEGLRRAYFLAIGLVVVALAVSLSLKVPKTVQA